The segment TAGGTCCGCCGCTCGTCTTCTATCCCAGGGGAGATATTCCGACTCCAAATTTACCATTTCTCCGAGGACAGAAAAGTGGACAATTCATTTGTTACAAAAGCGGACAATTCTATTTGTTGACAACATAAGAAAAGTTGATTACTTCCTTATTTCTGTAGGATTTATAGTATCCGCGTCTCCTTTCTACTTTATCGAAAGATATTTTGTTCATATAAACCAAGGTAGTACATTGAGAAGTATAGCAGATACCATGTTGCTTATCAGTCCAAAGTAACTAAATAATTTCCCTTGACAAAAATAGATTGTTGATAGAAAATACACCGATAAATTAGGCACGTAGCTCAGGGGGAGAGCGCTACCTTGACGCGGTAGAAGTCGGCGGTTCGAAACCGCCCGTGCCTACCATTTTATGTGAGGTTGAGTAAGTATCCCTATTCTCATAATGGTCATTAAAAGGGCATCATAATAGGGTCTTGTTTGTGATGCCCTTTCTTTTGGCTGGATCAACGTATTGGAAAATAGAATGGCTGATATGGAAAAAATAACAGTTAAATTTCCTGATGGATCTTCAGGTGACTTTCCTAAAAGAAGTACCCTTCTTCAAATAGCAAAGAGTATCGATAACGGTTCTGGAAAAAGCTATATAGCCGGGAAGGTTAACGACAAGCTTGTTGACATGAGTTTCCCTTTACTCGAAGATGCAAATCTGGAGTTTATAACCCCTGATTCTGAGATGGGACTGGATATCATAAGGCATAGTGCATCCCATGTAATGGCTCAGGCAGTTAAAAAACTTTACAAAGGGGTAAAGATTACCATTGGTCCTACCATTGACAATGGATTTTATTATGACTTTGACTATGGAGAGAACTTTTCCCCCAATGACCTTGCCAGGATTGAGTCTAAAATGCAGGAGATTATACACCAGGATTTACCTATCATAAGGAGGGAAATCCCCAGAGAGGAAGCTATAGAAGTGTTTAAGAACCAAGGAGAGATCTATAAGGTGGAACTCCTTGAGGAAATCTCAGATGAGTTTGTTTCTGTTTATATTCAGGATGACTTTATAGATTTATGCAGGGGACCCCATCTGCCTTCCACTAGTAAGATAAAGGCATTTAAGTTGACTAACCTTGCTGGAGCATATTGGCGTGGAGACGAAAAGAATAAAATGTTACAGCGTATTTACGGGACAGCCTTTTCAGACGCCGAAGCACTGGAAGATTACCTACAAAGATTGGAGGATGCAAAGAGAAGAGACCATAGGAAGTTAGGTAAAAGCCTGGACCTCTTCAGCATAAATGAAGATGCCGGGGCTGGACTTATTATCTATCACCCTAAAGGGGCGATGCTCAGATCAATCCTTGAAGATTTTGAAAAGAAGGAACATCTTAAACGGGGTTACCAGTTAGTGAGAGGCCCTCATCTATTGAAATTAGACCTATGGGAAAAATCCGGACATTTTGAAAACTATCGCGAAAATATGTACTTTACAGAAATAGAAGGGCAAAAGTATGGTATAAAACCTATGAACTGTCTGGCTCACATGCTTATCTACAAATCTAAAATCAGAAGTTACAGGGAATTACCTCAAAGATATTTCGAATTAGGTACCGTGCATCGCCATGAAAAATCAGGTGTTCTCCATGGCCTCCTCAGGGTTAGAGAATTTACCCAGGATGATGCCCACATAT is part of the Thermodesulfobacteriota bacterium genome and harbors:
- the thrS gene encoding threonine--tRNA ligase; this translates as MEKITVKFPDGSSGDFPKRSTLLQIAKSIDNGSGKSYIAGKVNDKLVDMSFPLLEDANLEFITPDSEMGLDIIRHSASHVMAQAVKKLYKGVKITIGPTIDNGFYYDFDYGENFSPNDLARIESKMQEIIHQDLPIIRREIPREEAIEVFKNQGEIYKVELLEEISDEFVSVYIQDDFIDLCRGPHLPSTSKIKAFKLTNLAGAYWRGDEKNKMLQRIYGTAFSDAEALEDYLQRLEDAKRRDHRKLGKSLDLFSINEDAGAGLIIYHPKGAMLRSILEDFEKKEHLKRGYQLVRGPHLLKLDLWEKSGHFENYRENMYFTEIEGQKYGIKPMNCLAHMLIYKSKIRSYRELPQRYFELGTVHRHEKSGVLHGLLRVREFTQDDAHILCTPDQLEQEIKGVIDFVEDVMKIFKFEYEMELSTRPEKSIGNDLDWEKATLILMQVMDKNRIPYSIKEGEGAFYGPKIDVKLKDALDRKWQCATIQCDFVLPERFDLTFINSNGTKERPVMLHRVILGAMERFIGVLIEHYGGAFPTWLAPVQAIVLTVTDRTMSFADEVYNQLTSSLLRIEKDFRNEKLGLKIREAQLQKIPYMLIIGDKEVNEGVVSARVRSGEKLKSMKINEFISLVQEECQNRG